The following coding sequences lie in one Vicugna pacos chromosome 5, VicPac4, whole genome shotgun sequence genomic window:
- the CATIP gene encoding ciliogenesis-associated TTC17-interacting protein isoform X1 yields MAWQGWPAPWLWVASCGLLLLVLVLLASPRSCRARRTLRGLFMARSKRLLFRIGYSLYTRTWLGYLFYRQQLRRARNRYPKGHSRTQPRLFNGVKVLPIPVLSDNYSYLIIDTQARLAVAVDPSDPQAVQASIEKEGVTLVAILCTHKHWDHSGGNRDLSRRHQDCRVYGSPQDGIPYLTHPLCHQDVVSVGRLQIQALATPGHTQGHLVYLLDGEPYEGPSCLFSGDLLFLSGCGRTFEGTAETMLSSLDTVLGLGDDTLLWPGHEYAEENLGFAGVVEPENLARERKMQWVQRQRMERKSTCPSTLGEERAYNPFLRTHCLVLQEALGPSPGPTGDNGYSRAQLLEKLRQLKDLHKSSKAKGHQPSAQESLAPPEANAEAIHFLNSLRQEELLMLFFSEALVMVSDTGQPQGELTIEVQVGKHKDKFGVMSRCLFVHAFSRGFMDNILCGNSLLGYLTWKLEPMEQHNQEFIKFPILPMERKMSLLKQDDQLAMTRIVKEGEEVKTEVTSFPWHSIAGFVSEAANLVLLRVMAWRQTVPSNARFLALDTEGKLCYSTYQALGSQTIQVGHQQVEVFIVEQTVHSEKGIPMSCQFYLLSDGHLAKRIQVGSPGCCMVTKVPILREEDDIEPRPVFEKKPLLWEEDMELYSRFMDRKEELRLSHSSYLRLHPEAQALISDFVLFLLLRQPADVVTFAAEYFGPFAKRRPPTPTLRSSNRPSPFRALDLECIDGEEDQAGS; encoded by the exons ATGGCCTGGCAAGGCTGGCctgcgccgtggctgtgggtcgCCAGCTGCGGGCTGCTGCTCCTCGTCCTGGTACTGCTCGCCAGCCCCCGCAGCTGCCGAGCGCGGCGGACCCTCCGCGGCCTGTTCATGGCGCGTAGCAAGCGACTGCTCTTCCGAATCGG GTACAGTCTGTACACCCGCACCTGGCTCGGGTACCTCTTCTACCGCCAGCAGCTGCGCAGGGCTCGGAATCGCTACCCCAAAGGCCACTCCAGAACCCAGCCCCGCCTCTTCAACG GAGTGAAGGTGCTTCCCATCCCTGTCCTCTCGGACAACTACAGCTACCTCATCATCGACACCCAGGCCCGGCTGGCTGTGGCTGTGGACCCTTCAGACCCTCAGGCTGTACAG gcTTCCATTGAAAAGGAAGGCGTTACCTTGGTTGCCATTCTCTGTACCCACAAGCACTG GGACCACAGTGGAGGGAACCGTGACCTCAGCCGGCGGCACCAGGACTGTCGAGTGTATGGGAGCCCTCAGGATGGCATCCCCTACCTCACCCA TCCCCTGTGTCATCAAGATGTGGTTAGCGTGGGACGGCTTCAGATCCAGGCTCTAGCCACCCCTGGCCACACACAAGGCCATCTGGTCTACCTGCTGGATGGGGAGCCCTACgagggtccctcctgcctcttctcaGGGGACCTGCTCTTCCTCTCTGGCTGTG GACGGACCTTTGAGGGCACCGCAGAGACCATGCTGAGCTCACTGGACACCGTGCTGGGGCTGGGAGACGACACTCTGCTGTGGCCTG GTCACGAGTACGCAGAGGAGAACCTGGGCTTTGCAGGCGTGGTGGAGCCTGAAAACCTGGCCCGGGAGAGGAAGATGCAGTGGGTGCAGAGGCAGCGGATGGAACGCAAGAGCACg TGCCCGTCCACCCTAGGGGAGGAGCGCGCCTATAACCCGTTCCTGAGGACCCACTGCCTGGTGCTGCAGGAGGCTCTGGGGCCAAGCCCAGGCCCCACAGGGGACAATGGCTACTCCCGGGCCCAGCTCCTGGAGAAGCTCCGCCAGCTGAAGGACCTCCACAAAA GCTCCAAAGCCAAAGGCCACCAGCCCTCAGCCCAAGAGAGTCTGGCACCCCCAGAGGCCAATGCTGAAGCCATCCACTTCCTCAACTCCCTCC GGCAGGAGGAGCTGCTGATGCTGTTCTTCTCGGAGGCTCTGGTCATGGTCTCGGACACAGGGCAGCCTCAGGGAGAACTGACCATCGaggtgcaggtggggaaacacaaGGACAAATTTGGCGTCATGTCACGCTGCCTCTTCGTGCATGCCTTTAGCCGAGGCTTCATGGACAACATACTCTGTGGAAACTCCCTTCTGG gctaCCTGACATGGAAACTGGAGCCCATGGAACAACATAATCAGGAGTTCATCAAG ttccccatcctccccatgGAACGGAAGATGAGTTTGCTGAAGCAGGATGATCAGCTGGCCATGACCAGAATTGTCAAGGAGGGCGAG GAAGTGAAGACTGAAGTGACTTCTTTCCCCTGGCACTCAATTGCGGGCTTCGTCTCCGAGGCTGCCAACCTGGTGTTGCTGAGGGTGATGGCCTGGCGGCAGACAGTGCCCAGCAATGCCCGTTTCCTGGCCTTGGACACAGAGGGCAAACTCTGCTATTCCACTTAT CAAGCCCTAGGCTCCCAGACGATCCAGGTGGGCCATCAGCAGGTGGAAGTGTTCATTGTGGAGCAGACTGTACATTCGGAGAAGGGCATCCCCATGTCCTGCCAGTTTTACCTGCTCTCTGATGG GCACCTGGCCAAGAGGATCCAGGTGGGCTCCCCAGGTTGCTGCATGGTCACTAAGGTGCCCATCTTGAGGGAAGAGG atgATATTGAGCCGCGCCCAGTATTTGAGAAGAAGCCCCTGTTGTGGGAGGAGGACATGGAGCTCTACTCGAGGTTCATGGACCGGAAG GAGGAGCTCCGCCTCAGCCACAGCAGCTATCTGCGGCTCCATCCCGAGGCCCAGGCGCTCATCTCCGACTTCGTGCTCTTCCTGCTGCTGCGCCAGCCGGCCGACGTGGTCACCTTCGCCGCCGAATACTTCGGCCCCTTCGCAAAGCGACGCCCGCCAACTCCGACCTTGCGCTCCTCCAATCGACCCAGCCCCTTCCGCGCGCTGGACCTGGAGTGCATCGATGGCGAGGAGGACCAGGCAGGGAGCTAG
- the CATIP gene encoding ciliogenesis-associated TTC17-interacting protein isoform X3 produces the protein MAWQGWPAPWLWVASCGLLLLVLVLLASPRSCRARRTLRGLFMARSKRLLFRIGYSLYTRTWLGYLFYRQQLRRARNRYPKGHSRTQPRLFNGVKVLPIPVLSDNYSYLIIDTQARLAVAVDPSDPQAVQASIEKEGVTLVAILCTHKHWDHSGGNRDLSRRHQDCRVYGSPQDGIPYLTHPLCHQDVVSVGRLQIQALATPGHTQGHLVYLLDGEPYEGPSCLFSGDLLFLSGCGRTFEGTAETMLSSLDTVLGLGDDTLLWPGHEYAEENLGFAGVVEPENLARERKMQWVQRQRMERKSTCPSTLGEERAYNPFLRTHCLVLQEALGPSPGPTGDNGYSRAQLLEKLRQLKDLHKSSKAKGHQPSAQESLAPPEANAEAIHFLNSLRGAADAVLLGGSGHGLGHRAASGRTDHRGAGYLTWKLEPMEQHNQEFIKFPILPMERKMSLLKQDDQLAMTRIVKEGEEVKTEVTSFPWHSIAGFVSEAANLVLLRVMAWRQTVPSNARFLALDTEGKLCYSTYQALGSQTIQVGHQQVEVFIVEQTVHSEKGIPMSCQFYLLSDGHLAKRIQVGSPGCCMVTKVPILREEDDIEPRPVFEKKPLLWEEDMELYSRFMDRKEELRLSHSSYLRLHPEAQALISDFVLFLLLRQPADVVTFAAEYFGPFAKRRPPTPTLRSSNRPSPFRALDLECIDGEEDQAGS, from the exons ATGGCCTGGCAAGGCTGGCctgcgccgtggctgtgggtcgCCAGCTGCGGGCTGCTGCTCCTCGTCCTGGTACTGCTCGCCAGCCCCCGCAGCTGCCGAGCGCGGCGGACCCTCCGCGGCCTGTTCATGGCGCGTAGCAAGCGACTGCTCTTCCGAATCGG GTACAGTCTGTACACCCGCACCTGGCTCGGGTACCTCTTCTACCGCCAGCAGCTGCGCAGGGCTCGGAATCGCTACCCCAAAGGCCACTCCAGAACCCAGCCCCGCCTCTTCAACG GAGTGAAGGTGCTTCCCATCCCTGTCCTCTCGGACAACTACAGCTACCTCATCATCGACACCCAGGCCCGGCTGGCTGTGGCTGTGGACCCTTCAGACCCTCAGGCTGTACAG gcTTCCATTGAAAAGGAAGGCGTTACCTTGGTTGCCATTCTCTGTACCCACAAGCACTG GGACCACAGTGGAGGGAACCGTGACCTCAGCCGGCGGCACCAGGACTGTCGAGTGTATGGGAGCCCTCAGGATGGCATCCCCTACCTCACCCA TCCCCTGTGTCATCAAGATGTGGTTAGCGTGGGACGGCTTCAGATCCAGGCTCTAGCCACCCCTGGCCACACACAAGGCCATCTGGTCTACCTGCTGGATGGGGAGCCCTACgagggtccctcctgcctcttctcaGGGGACCTGCTCTTCCTCTCTGGCTGTG GACGGACCTTTGAGGGCACCGCAGAGACCATGCTGAGCTCACTGGACACCGTGCTGGGGCTGGGAGACGACACTCTGCTGTGGCCTG GTCACGAGTACGCAGAGGAGAACCTGGGCTTTGCAGGCGTGGTGGAGCCTGAAAACCTGGCCCGGGAGAGGAAGATGCAGTGGGTGCAGAGGCAGCGGATGGAACGCAAGAGCACg TGCCCGTCCACCCTAGGGGAGGAGCGCGCCTATAACCCGTTCCTGAGGACCCACTGCCTGGTGCTGCAGGAGGCTCTGGGGCCAAGCCCAGGCCCCACAGGGGACAATGGCTACTCCCGGGCCCAGCTCCTGGAGAAGCTCCGCCAGCTGAAGGACCTCCACAAAA GCTCCAAAGCCAAAGGCCACCAGCCCTCAGCCCAAGAGAGTCTGGCACCCCCAGAGGCCAATGCTGAAGCCATCCACTTCCTCAACTCCCTCC GAGGAGCTGCTGATGCTGTTCTTCTCGGAGGCTCTGGTCATGGTCTCGGACACAGGGCAGCCTCAGGGAGAACTGACCATCGaggtgcag gctaCCTGACATGGAAACTGGAGCCCATGGAACAACATAATCAGGAGTTCATCAAG ttccccatcctccccatgGAACGGAAGATGAGTTTGCTGAAGCAGGATGATCAGCTGGCCATGACCAGAATTGTCAAGGAGGGCGAG GAAGTGAAGACTGAAGTGACTTCTTTCCCCTGGCACTCAATTGCGGGCTTCGTCTCCGAGGCTGCCAACCTGGTGTTGCTGAGGGTGATGGCCTGGCGGCAGACAGTGCCCAGCAATGCCCGTTTCCTGGCCTTGGACACAGAGGGCAAACTCTGCTATTCCACTTAT CAAGCCCTAGGCTCCCAGACGATCCAGGTGGGCCATCAGCAGGTGGAAGTGTTCATTGTGGAGCAGACTGTACATTCGGAGAAGGGCATCCCCATGTCCTGCCAGTTTTACCTGCTCTCTGATGG GCACCTGGCCAAGAGGATCCAGGTGGGCTCCCCAGGTTGCTGCATGGTCACTAAGGTGCCCATCTTGAGGGAAGAGG atgATATTGAGCCGCGCCCAGTATTTGAGAAGAAGCCCCTGTTGTGGGAGGAGGACATGGAGCTCTACTCGAGGTTCATGGACCGGAAG GAGGAGCTCCGCCTCAGCCACAGCAGCTATCTGCGGCTCCATCCCGAGGCCCAGGCGCTCATCTCCGACTTCGTGCTCTTCCTGCTGCTGCGCCAGCCGGCCGACGTGGTCACCTTCGCCGCCGAATACTTCGGCCCCTTCGCAAAGCGACGCCCGCCAACTCCGACCTTGCGCTCCTCCAATCGACCCAGCCCCTTCCGCGCGCTGGACCTGGAGTGCATCGATGGCGAGGAGGACCAGGCAGGGAGCTAG
- the CATIP gene encoding ciliogenesis-associated TTC17-interacting protein isoform X2, giving the protein MAWQGWPAPWLWVASCGLLLLVLVLLASPRSCRARRTLRGLFMARSKRLLFRIGYSLYTRTWLGYLFYRQQLRRARNRYPKGHSRTQPRLFNGVKVLPIPVLSDNYSYLIIDTQARLAVAVDPSDPQAVQASIEKEGVTLVAILCTHKHWDHSGGNRDLSRRHQDCRVYGSPQDGIPYLTHPLCHQDVVSVGRLQIQALATPGHTQGHLVYLLDGEPYEGPSCLFSGDLLFLSGCGRTFEGTAETMLSSLDTVLGLGDDTLLWPGHEYAEENLGFAGVVEPENLARERKMQWVQRQRMERKSTCPSTLGEERAYNPFLRTHCLVLQEALGPSPGPTGDNGYSRAQLLEKLRQLKDLHKSSKAKGHQPSAQESLAPPEANAEAIHFLNSLREAGGAADAVLLGGSGHGLGHRAASGRTDHRGAGYLTWKLEPMEQHNQEFIKFPILPMERKMSLLKQDDQLAMTRIVKEGEEVKTEVTSFPWHSIAGFVSEAANLVLLRVMAWRQTVPSNARFLALDTEGKLCYSTYQALGSQTIQVGHQQVEVFIVEQTVHSEKGIPMSCQFYLLSDGHLAKRIQVGSPGCCMVTKVPILREEDDIEPRPVFEKKPLLWEEDMELYSRFMDRKEELRLSHSSYLRLHPEAQALISDFVLFLLLRQPADVVTFAAEYFGPFAKRRPPTPTLRSSNRPSPFRALDLECIDGEEDQAGS; this is encoded by the exons ATGGCCTGGCAAGGCTGGCctgcgccgtggctgtgggtcgCCAGCTGCGGGCTGCTGCTCCTCGTCCTGGTACTGCTCGCCAGCCCCCGCAGCTGCCGAGCGCGGCGGACCCTCCGCGGCCTGTTCATGGCGCGTAGCAAGCGACTGCTCTTCCGAATCGG GTACAGTCTGTACACCCGCACCTGGCTCGGGTACCTCTTCTACCGCCAGCAGCTGCGCAGGGCTCGGAATCGCTACCCCAAAGGCCACTCCAGAACCCAGCCCCGCCTCTTCAACG GAGTGAAGGTGCTTCCCATCCCTGTCCTCTCGGACAACTACAGCTACCTCATCATCGACACCCAGGCCCGGCTGGCTGTGGCTGTGGACCCTTCAGACCCTCAGGCTGTACAG gcTTCCATTGAAAAGGAAGGCGTTACCTTGGTTGCCATTCTCTGTACCCACAAGCACTG GGACCACAGTGGAGGGAACCGTGACCTCAGCCGGCGGCACCAGGACTGTCGAGTGTATGGGAGCCCTCAGGATGGCATCCCCTACCTCACCCA TCCCCTGTGTCATCAAGATGTGGTTAGCGTGGGACGGCTTCAGATCCAGGCTCTAGCCACCCCTGGCCACACACAAGGCCATCTGGTCTACCTGCTGGATGGGGAGCCCTACgagggtccctcctgcctcttctcaGGGGACCTGCTCTTCCTCTCTGGCTGTG GACGGACCTTTGAGGGCACCGCAGAGACCATGCTGAGCTCACTGGACACCGTGCTGGGGCTGGGAGACGACACTCTGCTGTGGCCTG GTCACGAGTACGCAGAGGAGAACCTGGGCTTTGCAGGCGTGGTGGAGCCTGAAAACCTGGCCCGGGAGAGGAAGATGCAGTGGGTGCAGAGGCAGCGGATGGAACGCAAGAGCACg TGCCCGTCCACCCTAGGGGAGGAGCGCGCCTATAACCCGTTCCTGAGGACCCACTGCCTGGTGCTGCAGGAGGCTCTGGGGCCAAGCCCAGGCCCCACAGGGGACAATGGCTACTCCCGGGCCCAGCTCCTGGAGAAGCTCCGCCAGCTGAAGGACCTCCACAAAA GCTCCAAAGCCAAAGGCCACCAGCCCTCAGCCCAAGAGAGTCTGGCACCCCCAGAGGCCAATGCTGAAGCCATCCACTTCCTCAACTCCCTCCGTGA GGCAGGAGGAGCTGCTGATGCTGTTCTTCTCGGAGGCTCTGGTCATGGTCTCGGACACAGGGCAGCCTCAGGGAGAACTGACCATCGaggtgcag gctaCCTGACATGGAAACTGGAGCCCATGGAACAACATAATCAGGAGTTCATCAAG ttccccatcctccccatgGAACGGAAGATGAGTTTGCTGAAGCAGGATGATCAGCTGGCCATGACCAGAATTGTCAAGGAGGGCGAG GAAGTGAAGACTGAAGTGACTTCTTTCCCCTGGCACTCAATTGCGGGCTTCGTCTCCGAGGCTGCCAACCTGGTGTTGCTGAGGGTGATGGCCTGGCGGCAGACAGTGCCCAGCAATGCCCGTTTCCTGGCCTTGGACACAGAGGGCAAACTCTGCTATTCCACTTAT CAAGCCCTAGGCTCCCAGACGATCCAGGTGGGCCATCAGCAGGTGGAAGTGTTCATTGTGGAGCAGACTGTACATTCGGAGAAGGGCATCCCCATGTCCTGCCAGTTTTACCTGCTCTCTGATGG GCACCTGGCCAAGAGGATCCAGGTGGGCTCCCCAGGTTGCTGCATGGTCACTAAGGTGCCCATCTTGAGGGAAGAGG atgATATTGAGCCGCGCCCAGTATTTGAGAAGAAGCCCCTGTTGTGGGAGGAGGACATGGAGCTCTACTCGAGGTTCATGGACCGGAAG GAGGAGCTCCGCCTCAGCCACAGCAGCTATCTGCGGCTCCATCCCGAGGCCCAGGCGCTCATCTCCGACTTCGTGCTCTTCCTGCTGCTGCGCCAGCCGGCCGACGTGGTCACCTTCGCCGCCGAATACTTCGGCCCCTTCGCAAAGCGACGCCCGCCAACTCCGACCTTGCGCTCCTCCAATCGACCCAGCCCCTTCCGCGCGCTGGACCTGGAGTGCATCGATGGCGAGGAGGACCAGGCAGGGAGCTAG
- the CATIP gene encoding ciliogenesis-associated TTC17-interacting protein isoform X4, whose product MSSKVQSKGSKAKGHQPSAQESLAPPEANAEAIHFLNSLRQEELLMLFFSEALVMVSDTGQPQGELTIEVQVGKHKDKFGVMSRCLFVHAFSRGFMDNILCGNSLLGYLTWKLEPMEQHNQEFIKFPILPMERKMSLLKQDDQLAMTRIVKEGEEVKTEVTSFPWHSIAGFVSEAANLVLLRVMAWRQTVPSNARFLALDTEGKLCYSTYQALGSQTIQVGHQQVEVFIVEQTVHSEKGIPMSCQFYLLSDGHLAKRIQVGSPGCCMVTKVPILREEDDIEPRPVFEKKPLLWEEDMELYSRFMDRKEELRLSHSSYLRLHPEAQALISDFVLFLLLRQPADVVTFAAEYFGPFAKRRPPTPTLRSSNRPSPFRALDLECIDGEEDQAGS is encoded by the exons ATGTCCTCCAAAGTTCAGTCCAAAG GCTCCAAAGCCAAAGGCCACCAGCCCTCAGCCCAAGAGAGTCTGGCACCCCCAGAGGCCAATGCTGAAGCCATCCACTTCCTCAACTCCCTCC GGCAGGAGGAGCTGCTGATGCTGTTCTTCTCGGAGGCTCTGGTCATGGTCTCGGACACAGGGCAGCCTCAGGGAGAACTGACCATCGaggtgcaggtggggaaacacaaGGACAAATTTGGCGTCATGTCACGCTGCCTCTTCGTGCATGCCTTTAGCCGAGGCTTCATGGACAACATACTCTGTGGAAACTCCCTTCTGG gctaCCTGACATGGAAACTGGAGCCCATGGAACAACATAATCAGGAGTTCATCAAG ttccccatcctccccatgGAACGGAAGATGAGTTTGCTGAAGCAGGATGATCAGCTGGCCATGACCAGAATTGTCAAGGAGGGCGAG GAAGTGAAGACTGAAGTGACTTCTTTCCCCTGGCACTCAATTGCGGGCTTCGTCTCCGAGGCTGCCAACCTGGTGTTGCTGAGGGTGATGGCCTGGCGGCAGACAGTGCCCAGCAATGCCCGTTTCCTGGCCTTGGACACAGAGGGCAAACTCTGCTATTCCACTTAT CAAGCCCTAGGCTCCCAGACGATCCAGGTGGGCCATCAGCAGGTGGAAGTGTTCATTGTGGAGCAGACTGTACATTCGGAGAAGGGCATCCCCATGTCCTGCCAGTTTTACCTGCTCTCTGATGG GCACCTGGCCAAGAGGATCCAGGTGGGCTCCCCAGGTTGCTGCATGGTCACTAAGGTGCCCATCTTGAGGGAAGAGG atgATATTGAGCCGCGCCCAGTATTTGAGAAGAAGCCCCTGTTGTGGGAGGAGGACATGGAGCTCTACTCGAGGTTCATGGACCGGAAG GAGGAGCTCCGCCTCAGCCACAGCAGCTATCTGCGGCTCCATCCCGAGGCCCAGGCGCTCATCTCCGACTTCGTGCTCTTCCTGCTGCTGCGCCAGCCGGCCGACGTGGTCACCTTCGCCGCCGAATACTTCGGCCCCTTCGCAAAGCGACGCCCGCCAACTCCGACCTTGCGCTCCTCCAATCGACCCAGCCCCTTCCGCGCGCTGGACCTGGAGTGCATCGATGGCGAGGAGGACCAGGCAGGGAGCTAG